From Rhodamnia argentea isolate NSW1041297 chromosome 10, ASM2092103v1, whole genome shotgun sequence, a single genomic window includes:
- the LOC115739051 gene encoding acetolactate synthase small subunit 1, chloroplastic isoform X1 has translation MAAVSFRPTPICSGNSSSASKLNNGFSKPLAFPTKLSPAASAAGSRHSHKALVVASAGSFDKPIAADNSPLAVSNPSPVTRPNNTRVRRHTISVFVGDESGMINRIAGVFARRGYNIESLAVGLNKDRALFTIVVSGTERVLQQVMEQLQKLVNVVKVEDISNEPQVERELMLIKVSAEPEHRAEIMWLVDIFRAKIVDISEHSLTIEVTGDPGKMVAVQRNLSKFGIREIARTGKIALRREKLGASAPFWRFSAASYPDLEGTMPVNSVMAGARDRTVPGETDAYVGGDVYPVEPTDGFSVNQVLDAHWGDLNDEDMSGLRSHTLSMLVTDSPGVLNIVTGVFSRRGYNIQSLAVGHAEVEGLSRITTVVPGTDESISKLVQQLYKLVDLHEVKDITHAPFAERELMLIKIAVNAAARRDVLDIASIFRGKAVDVSDHTITLELTGDLDKMVALQRLLEPYGICEVARTGRIALVRESGIDSKHLRGYAFPL, from the exons ATGGCGGCTGTCTCGTTCCGCCCCACGCCAATCTGCAGCGGAAACTCTTCCTCGGCCTCGAAGCTCAACAATGGCTTCTCGAAGCCTCTCGCCTTCCCGACGAAGCTCTCGCCGGCCGCGTCGGCCGCCGGGTCTCGCCACTCGCACAAGGCGCTGGTGGTGGCATCCGCCGGGAGCTTCGACAAACCAATCGCCGCCGACAACAGCCCATTAGCGGTCTCCAACCCTTCTCCCGTCACTCGACCTAA TAATACCAGGGTCAGGAGGCATACTATTTCCGTGTTTGTTGGTGATGAAAGTGGAATGATAAATCGGATTGCCGGAGTCTTTGCAAGGCGGGGATACAATATTGAGTCCCTCGCTGTCGGTCTGAACAAGGACCGGGCCCTCTTCACCATAGTTGTTTCAGGAACCGAAAGGGTCTTGCAGCAAGTTATGGAGCAGCTTCAGAAGCTCGTGAACGTGGTGAAG GTTGAAGATATATCTAACGAACCCCAGGTTGAGCGTGAATTAATGCTCATAAAAGTCAGCGCCGAACCTGAACATCGTGCTGAG ATTATGTGGTTGGTGGACATCTTTAGAGCAAAAATTGTGGATATTTCCGAGCACTCCTTAACAATTGAG GTAACTGGAGATCCAGGAAAGATGGTGGCAGTGCAAAGAAACTTAAGCAAGTTTGGCATCAGGGAAATAGCAAGAACTGGAAAG ATTGCTCTTAGAAGGGAAAAATTGGGCGCATCTGCTCCATTTTGGCGATTTTCAGCCGCTTCCTATCCGGATTTGGAAGGAACCATGCCCGTTAATTCTGTAATGGCGGGTGCTAGAGATAGAACAGTTCCTGGTGAAACTGATGCATATGTTGGG GGAGATGTTTACCCAGTGGAGCCAACTGACGGTTTCAGTGTCAATCAAGTGCTTGATGCTCATTGGGGCGATCTCAATGATGAAGAT ATGAGTGGACTTCGGTCACACACTCTATCAATGCTCGTTACTGACTCTCCTGGAGTTCTCAATATCGTTACGGGTGTCTTTTCAAGAAGGGGGTATAACATTCAG AGTTTAGCTGTGGGACACGCAGAAGTGGAAGGACTCTCTCGCATTACAACCGTGGTTCCTGGTACTGATGAATCAATCAGCAAGTTGGTACAGCAACTTTATAAGCTGGTAGATCTCCATGAG GTTAAGGATATAACTCACGCACCATTTGCTGAACGTGAGTTGATGCTGATAAAGATTGCTGTAAATGCTGCTGCTCGGAGAGATGTCCTTGATATTGCCAGCATTTTCAGGGGAAAGGCCGTTGATGTTTCTGACCACACAATTACTCTTGAG CTCACAGGAGATCTGGATAAGATGGTTGCGCTGCAGAGGTTGTTGGAACCGTATGGCATTTGTGAG GTGGCACGAACTGGGAGAATAGCATTAGTACGCGAGTCGGGCATTGATTCTAAGCACCTGCGTGGATATGCTTTTCCTCTGTGA
- the LOC115739051 gene encoding acetolactate synthase small subunit 2, chloroplastic isoform X2, whose product MAAVSFRPTPICSGNSSSASKLNNGFSKPLAFPTKLSPAASAAGSRHSHKALVVASAGSFDKPIAADNSPLAVSNPSPVTRPKVRRHTISVFVGDESGMINRIAGVFARRGYNIESLAVGLNKDRALFTIVVSGTERVLQQVMEQLQKLVNVVKVEDISNEPQVERELMLIKVSAEPEHRAEIMWLVDIFRAKIVDISEHSLTIEVTGDPGKMVAVQRNLSKFGIREIARTGKIALRREKLGASAPFWRFSAASYPDLEGTMPVNSVMAGARDRTVPGETDAYVGGDVYPVEPTDGFSVNQVLDAHWGDLNDEDMSGLRSHTLSMLVTDSPGVLNIVTGVFSRRGYNIQSLAVGHAEVEGLSRITTVVPGTDESISKLVQQLYKLVDLHEVKDITHAPFAERELMLIKIAVNAAARRDVLDIASIFRGKAVDVSDHTITLELTGDLDKMVALQRLLEPYGICEVARTGRIALVRESGIDSKHLRGYAFPL is encoded by the exons ATGGCGGCTGTCTCGTTCCGCCCCACGCCAATCTGCAGCGGAAACTCTTCCTCGGCCTCGAAGCTCAACAATGGCTTCTCGAAGCCTCTCGCCTTCCCGACGAAGCTCTCGCCGGCCGCGTCGGCCGCCGGGTCTCGCCACTCGCACAAGGCGCTGGTGGTGGCATCCGCCGGGAGCTTCGACAAACCAATCGCCGCCGACAACAGCCCATTAGCGGTCTCCAACCCTTCTCCCGTCACTCGACCTAA GGTCAGGAGGCATACTATTTCCGTGTTTGTTGGTGATGAAAGTGGAATGATAAATCGGATTGCCGGAGTCTTTGCAAGGCGGGGATACAATATTGAGTCCCTCGCTGTCGGTCTGAACAAGGACCGGGCCCTCTTCACCATAGTTGTTTCAGGAACCGAAAGGGTCTTGCAGCAAGTTATGGAGCAGCTTCAGAAGCTCGTGAACGTGGTGAAG GTTGAAGATATATCTAACGAACCCCAGGTTGAGCGTGAATTAATGCTCATAAAAGTCAGCGCCGAACCTGAACATCGTGCTGAG ATTATGTGGTTGGTGGACATCTTTAGAGCAAAAATTGTGGATATTTCCGAGCACTCCTTAACAATTGAG GTAACTGGAGATCCAGGAAAGATGGTGGCAGTGCAAAGAAACTTAAGCAAGTTTGGCATCAGGGAAATAGCAAGAACTGGAAAG ATTGCTCTTAGAAGGGAAAAATTGGGCGCATCTGCTCCATTTTGGCGATTTTCAGCCGCTTCCTATCCGGATTTGGAAGGAACCATGCCCGTTAATTCTGTAATGGCGGGTGCTAGAGATAGAACAGTTCCTGGTGAAACTGATGCATATGTTGGG GGAGATGTTTACCCAGTGGAGCCAACTGACGGTTTCAGTGTCAATCAAGTGCTTGATGCTCATTGGGGCGATCTCAATGATGAAGAT ATGAGTGGACTTCGGTCACACACTCTATCAATGCTCGTTACTGACTCTCCTGGAGTTCTCAATATCGTTACGGGTGTCTTTTCAAGAAGGGGGTATAACATTCAG AGTTTAGCTGTGGGACACGCAGAAGTGGAAGGACTCTCTCGCATTACAACCGTGGTTCCTGGTACTGATGAATCAATCAGCAAGTTGGTACAGCAACTTTATAAGCTGGTAGATCTCCATGAG GTTAAGGATATAACTCACGCACCATTTGCTGAACGTGAGTTGATGCTGATAAAGATTGCTGTAAATGCTGCTGCTCGGAGAGATGTCCTTGATATTGCCAGCATTTTCAGGGGAAAGGCCGTTGATGTTTCTGACCACACAATTACTCTTGAG CTCACAGGAGATCTGGATAAGATGGTTGCGCTGCAGAGGTTGTTGGAACCGTATGGCATTTGTGAG GTGGCACGAACTGGGAGAATAGCATTAGTACGCGAGTCGGGCATTGATTCTAAGCACCTGCGTGGATATGCTTTTCCTCTGTGA